From one Streptomyces sp. CA-210063 genomic stretch:
- the thrS gene encoding threonine--tRNA ligase, producing MSDVRVIIQRDSERDERVVTTGTTAADLFAGERTVVAARVAGELKDLAYEVKDGETVEGVEISSEDGLNILRHSTAHVMAQAVQELFPEAKLGIGPPVKDGFYYDFDVEKPFTPEDLKAVEKKMQEIQKRGQRFSRRVVTDEAAREELAGEPYKLELIGLKGSASSDDGADVEVGAGELTIYDNLDAKTGDLCWKDLCRGPHLPTTRNIPAFKLMRNAAAYWRGSEKNPMLQRIYGTAWPSKEELKAHLDFLAEAEKRDHRKLGNELDLFSIPDEIGSGLAVFHPKGGVIRRVMEDYSRRRHEEEGYEFVYTPHATKGKLFEVSGHLDWYADGMYPPMQLDEGVDYYLKPMNCPMHNLIFDARGRSYRELPLRLFEFGTVYRYEKSGVVHGLTRARGFTQDDAHIYCTREQMADELDKTLTFVLNLLRDYGLTDFYLELSTKDPEKFVGSDEAWEEATETLRQVAEKQGLPLVPDPGGAAFYGPKISVQAKDAIGRTWQMSTVQLDFNLPERFNLEYTGPDGSKQRPVMIHRALFGSIERFFAVLLEHYAGAFPAWLAPVQAVGIPIGDAHVPYLAEFAKKAKAAGLRVDVDASSDRMQKKIRNAQKAKVPFMVIAGDEDMAAGAVSFRYRDGSQENGIPVEEAIAKIAKVVEDRVQI from the coding sequence GTGTCCGACGTCCGTGTGATCATCCAACGCGATTCCGAGCGGGACGAGCGCGTGGTGACGACGGGCACTACGGCCGCCGACCTCTTCGCCGGCGAGCGCACCGTCGTCGCCGCCCGCGTGGCCGGCGAGCTGAAGGACCTCGCGTACGAGGTGAAGGACGGCGAGACCGTCGAGGGCGTGGAGATCTCCTCCGAGGACGGTCTCAACATCCTGCGCCACTCCACCGCGCACGTCATGGCCCAGGCCGTGCAGGAGCTGTTCCCGGAGGCGAAGCTGGGCATCGGCCCGCCGGTCAAGGACGGCTTCTACTACGACTTCGACGTGGAGAAGCCGTTCACGCCGGAGGATCTCAAGGCCGTCGAGAAGAAGATGCAGGAGATCCAGAAGCGCGGCCAGCGCTTCTCGCGCCGCGTCGTCACCGACGAGGCCGCCCGCGAGGAGCTGGCGGGCGAGCCGTACAAGCTGGAGCTGATCGGCCTCAAGGGCTCGGCATCCTCCGACGACGGCGCGGACGTCGAGGTCGGCGCCGGCGAGCTGACGATCTACGACAACCTGGACGCCAAGACCGGTGACCTGTGCTGGAAGGACCTCTGCCGCGGTCCCCACCTGCCCACCACCCGCAACATCCCGGCGTTCAAGCTGATGCGCAACGCCGCCGCGTACTGGCGCGGCAGCGAGAAGAACCCGATGCTCCAGCGCATCTACGGCACCGCCTGGCCCTCGAAGGAGGAGCTGAAGGCGCACCTCGACTTCCTCGCCGAGGCCGAGAAGCGCGACCACCGCAAGCTGGGCAACGAACTCGACCTGTTCTCCATCCCGGACGAGATCGGCTCCGGCCTCGCCGTCTTCCACCCCAAGGGCGGCGTCATCCGCCGGGTCATGGAGGACTACTCGCGCCGTCGGCACGAGGAGGAGGGCTACGAGTTCGTCTACACCCCGCACGCCACGAAGGGGAAGCTCTTCGAGGTCTCGGGCCACCTGGACTGGTACGCCGACGGCATGTACCCGCCCATGCAGCTCGACGAGGGCGTCGACTACTACCTCAAGCCCATGAACTGCCCGATGCACAACCTGATCTTCGACGCGCGCGGCCGCTCCTACCGTGAACTGCCGCTGCGGCTCTTCGAGTTCGGCACCGTGTACCGGTACGAGAAGTCCGGTGTCGTGCACGGTCTGACCCGTGCCCGCGGCTTCACCCAGGACGACGCGCACATCTACTGCACCCGCGAGCAGATGGCCGACGAGCTCGACAAGACGCTCACCTTCGTCCTGAACCTGCTGCGCGACTACGGCCTCACGGACTTCTACCTGGAGCTGTCCACCAAGGACCCGGAGAAGTTCGTCGGCTCCGACGAGGCATGGGAGGAGGCCACCGAGACGCTCCGCCAGGTCGCCGAGAAGCAGGGCCTCCCGCTGGTCCCGGACCCGGGTGGCGCCGCCTTCTACGGTCCGAAGATCTCCGTCCAGGCCAAGGACGCCATCGGCCGCACCTGGCAGATGTCGACGGTCCAGCTCGACTTCAACCTGCCCGAGCGCTTCAACCTGGAGTACACCGGTCCGGACGGCTCCAAGCAGCGCCCGGTCATGATCCACCGCGCTCTCTTCGGCTCGATCGAGCGCTTCTTCGCGGTGCTCCTGGAGCACTACGCGGGCGCGTTCCCGGCCTGGCTGGCGCCCGTCCAGGCGGTCGGCATCCCGATCGGCGACGCGCATGTGCCGTACCTGGCGGAGTTCGCCAAGAAGGCCAAGGCCGCGGGGCTGCGCGTCGACGTCGACGCCTCCTCCGACCGTATGCAGAAGAAGATCCGCAACGCGCAGAAGGCCAAGGTGCCCTTCATGGTCATCGCGGGCGACGAGGACATGGCGGCCGGCGCCGTCTCCTTCCGCTACCGCGACGGCTCCCAGGAGAACGGCATCCCCGTCGAGGAGGCCATCGCGAAGATCGCGAAGGTCGTGGAGGACCGCGTCCAGATCTGA
- a CDS encoding HIT family protein, producing the protein MLHCMTSEPEQQIGVGTQDAFQRLWTPHRMAYIQGENKPTGPGADDGCPFCSIPAKSDEDGLVIRRGEHVYAVLNLYPYNGGHLMVVPYRHVADYTDLTGPETAELAELTKQSMTALRTASGAHGFNIGMNQGTVAGAGIAAHLHQHIVPRWGGDTNFMPVVGHTRILPQLLADTRKMLAEAWPAG; encoded by the coding sequence ATGCTGCACTGCATGACGAGTGAGCCGGAGCAGCAGATCGGAGTGGGTACGCAGGACGCGTTCCAGCGCCTGTGGACGCCCCACCGGATGGCGTACATCCAGGGCGAGAACAAGCCGACCGGCCCGGGGGCCGACGACGGCTGTCCGTTCTGCTCGATTCCGGCCAAATCGGACGAGGATGGCCTGGTCATCAGGCGCGGGGAGCATGTGTACGCGGTGCTCAACCTCTACCCGTACAACGGTGGCCACCTCATGGTCGTGCCCTACCGGCACGTCGCCGACTACACGGACCTCACCGGGCCGGAGACCGCCGAGCTGGCCGAGCTGACCAAGCAGTCCATGACCGCCCTCCGCACCGCCTCAGGAGCCCACGGCTTCAACATCGGCATGAACCAGGGCACGGTCGCGGGCGCGGGCATCGCGGCCCACCTCCACCAGCACATCGTCCCCCGCTGGGGCGGCGACACCAACTTCATGCCGGTGGTCGGTCACACGCGGATTTTGCCCCAACTCCTCGCGGACACCAGGAAGATGCTCGCGGAGGCCTGGCCGGCGGGCTGA